A DNA window from Branchiostoma lanceolatum isolate klBraLanc5 chromosome 17, klBraLanc5.hap2, whole genome shotgun sequence contains the following coding sequences:
- the LOC136423109 gene encoding plastin-2-like: MVWRRGKLTAILLIFEMYAVVKSSHIPHTFTDQGIVKKGGMSAVSEEGTTDSYSEEEKTAFADWINSNLANDEDCKPYLDIDVNSDELWTKIQDGILLCKMINLSCPGTIDERAINTGKLNQYKATENLNLALNSASAIGCNTENIGAVDLQEGKPHLVLGLLWQTIRIGLFARIDAQHNPGLLNTGVDPKDLLKLTPEETLLRWVNYYTKSTGIGNITNFGYDIRDSEAFTYLLKQIAPSDSGVDLGPLKEKDPEQRAELMLQNADKLGCRAFVTPKDVVRGNSKLNTAFVANLFNTWPALDPPGEMPDIEGLKETREEKTFRNWMNSLGVSPRVNHLYSDTMDGLILLQIYDKVKPGVVDWGRVNRKFEDPGGNMKKMENCEYAVELGKDMKFSLAGARAKDIFEGKETSTLAVVWELMRAYTLAPLQNLQGSEGTIKDKEIVDWVNTALQEAGKETSISSFQDPEISSSRVVLDLIDAIKPGSIDYNNVRDGTDPDERQSNAKYAISMARKIGARVYALPEDLVEVKPKMVLTVFACLMGRGLKKVQ; encoded by the exons ATGGTTTGGCGACGAGGGAAGCTGACGGCCATTCTACTCATATTTGAG ATGTATGCTGTGGTGAAGTCCAGCCACATTCCTCACACCTTTACGGACCAGGGCATTGTGAAGAAGGGCGGCATGTCAGCCGTATCGGAGGAAGGGACCACGGATTCCTACTCAGAGGAGGAGAAAACAGCCTTCGCTGACTGGATCAACAGCAACCTGGCCAACGATGAAGACTGCAAGCCCTACTTAGACATCGACGTCAACTCGGACGAGCTGTGGACCAAAATCCAGGACGGCATTCTTCTCTG CAAAATGATCAACCTGTCGTGCCCGGGCACCATCGATGAGCGTGCGATTAACACGGGCAAACTGAACCAGTACAAGGCCACAGAGAACCTGAACCTGGCCCTGAACTCTGCCAGCGCCATCGGCTGCAACACCGAGAACATCGGGGCGGTGGACCTGCAGGAGGGCAAGCCTCACCTGGTGCTGGGGCTGCTCTGGCAGACCATCAGGATCGGACTGTTCGCGCGGATCGACGCGCAGCACAACCCAG GACTGCTGAACACTGGGGTAGACCCGAAAGATTTACTGAAACTGACCCCAGAGGAAACGTTACTGCGATGGGTCAACTATTACACGAAGAGTACTGGGATAGGCAACATCACCAACTTTGGATACGACATTAGG GACTCCGAAGCCTTCACGTATCTGCTGAAGCAAATTGCCCCATCGGACAGTGGAGTTGACCTTGGACCTCTGAAAGAAAAGGACCCAGAACAGCGTGCGGAACTCATGCTGCAGAATGCTGACAAGCTGGGCTGCAG GGCCTTTGTGACACCGAAGGATGTTGTTCGGGGGAACTCCAAGCTGAACACAGCCTTTGTTGCCAACCTGTTCAACACCTGGCCAGCCCTGGACCCACCAGGAGAGATGCCAGACATTGAAG GACTCAAGGAGACGCGTGAAGAGAAGACATTCCGTAACTGGATGAACAGTTTGGGGGTCAGTCCACGTGTCAATCATCTCTACAGCGACACGATGGACGGCCTCATCCTGCTCCAGATATACGACAAG GTAAAGCCGGGAGTTGTTGACTGGGGCCGTGTCAACAGGAAGTTCGAAGATCCGGGAGGGAACATGAAGAAGATGGAGAACTGTGAATATGCCGTCGAGCTCGGCAAGGACATGAAGTTCTCTCTGGCCGGTGCGCGTGCCAAGGACATCTTCGAGGGCAAAGAGACATCGACACTGG CGGTGGTGTGGGAGCTGATGCGGGCTTACACCCTGGCCCCGCTTCAGAACCTGCAGGGATCAGAGGGAACAATCAAAGACAAGGAGATTGTTGACTGGGTTAACACCGCT TTACAAGAAGCCGGGAAGGAGACCTCCATCAGCAGCTTCCAGGATCCAGAGATCAGCTCCAGCCGTGTGGTACTGGACCTTATCGACGCCATCAAGCCCGGATCTATCGACTATAACAACGTTCGTGACGGGACAGATCCTGACGAGAGGCAGTCAAACGCCAAGTACGCGATCTCCATGGCCAGGAAGATCGGTGCTCGCGTGTACGCCCTGCCAGAGGACCTGGTGGAGGTCAAGCCAAAGATGGTGTTAACAGTGTTTGCATGTCTGATGGGGAGGGGGTTGAAGAAGGTGCAGTGA